In Felis catus isolate Fca126 chromosome E1, F.catus_Fca126_mat1.0, whole genome shotgun sequence, the following proteins share a genomic window:
- the LLGL2 gene encoding LLGL scribble cell polarity complex component 2 isoform X8: protein MRRFLRPGHDPARERLKRDLFQFNKTVEHGFPHQPSALGYSPSLRILAIGTRSGAVKLYGAPGVEFMGLHRENNAVVQIYFLPGQCQLVTLLDDNSLHLWSLKVRGGVSELQEDESFTLRGPPGAAPSATQITVVLPHSSRELLYLGTESGTVFAVQLPAFRTLGDRTIGSDAVLQGLPEDARHRRVFEMVEALQEHPRDPNQVLIGYSRGLIVVWDLRGSCVLGHFLSSQQLENVCWRRDGHLIVSCHSDGSYCQWPVSSDTQHSEPLRNCVPYGPFPCKAITKIFWLITKQGLPFTIFQGGMPRASYGDRHCISVVHDGQQTAFDFTSRVIDFTVLGEADPASAFDDPYALVVLAEEELVVIDLKAAGWPAVQPPYLASLHCSAITCSHHVSNIPLKLWERIVAAGRQQHTHFSTMEWPIDGGTSLAPAPPQRDLLLTGHEDGTVRFWDASGVCLRLLYKLSTVRVFLTDTEPSENLNAQGEDEWPPLRKVGSFDPYSDDPRLGIQKIFLCKYSGYLAVAGTAGQVLVLELNDEEAEHAVEQVEADLLQDQEGYRWKGHERLCARPGPVRFEPGFQPFVLVQCQPPAVVTSLALHSEWRLVAFGTSHGFGLFDHQQRRQVFVKCTLHPSDQLALEGPLSRVKSLKKSLRQSFRRIRRSRVSSRKRRPAGPPGEVPEGGARAERTGTQNMELAPVQRKIEARSAEDSFTGFVRTLYFADTYLRDSSRHCPSLWAGTNGGTVYAFALRVPPTERRMDEPVRAEQAKEIQLMHRAPVVGILVLDGHSVPLPEPLEVAHDLSKSPDMQGSHQLLVVSEEQFKVFTLPKVSAKLKLKLTALEGSRVRRVSVAHFGSCRAEDYGEHHLTVLTNLGDVQVVSLPLLKPQVRYSCIRREDVSGIASCVFTKYGQGFYLISPSEFERFSLSTKWLVEPRCLVDSAETKSHSCPRNGSGPEKVSGQARNSGSQSDGEGVLKEIQSTLEGDRGSYGDWRSQRVATGYSLSNGGAE from the exons ATGAGACGGTTCCTGAGGCCAGGACATGACCCTGCGAGGGAGAGGCTCAAGCGGGACCTTTTCCAGTTTAACAAG ACAGTGGAGCATGGCTTCCCACACCAGCCCAGCGCCCTTGGCTACAGCCCGTCTCTGCGCATCCTGGCCATCGGCACCCGCTCTGGAGCCGTCAAGCT CTATGGTGCCCCAGGGGTGGAGTTCATGGGTTTGCACCGGGAGAACAACGCTGTGGTGCAGATCTACTTCCTACCTGGCCAG TGCCAGCTGGTCACCCTGCTGGACGACAACAGCCTCCACCTGTGGAGCCTGAAGGTCAGAGGAGGGGTGTCAGAGCTACAGGAAGATGAGAGTTTCACGCTGCGTGGCCCCCCAGG GGCCGCCCCCAGTGCCACACAGATCACTGTGGTCCTGCCTCATTCCTCCCGCGAGCTCCTCTACCTGGGCACCGAGAGTGGCACCGTGTTTGCGGTGCAGCTGCCGGCCTTCCGCACGCTGGGGGACCGGACCATCGGCTCGGACGCTGTGCTGCAGGG GTTGCCCGAGGACGCCCGCCACCGGCGGGTGTTCGAGATGGTGGAAGCTCTGCAGGAGCACCCCCGCGACCCCAACCAGGTCCTCATCGGCTACAGCCGCGGCCTCATCGTTGTCTGGGACCTGCGGGGCAGCTGCGTGCTTGGCCATTTCCTCAGCAGCCAG caACTGGAGAACGTCTGCTGGCGGCGGGACGGCCACCTGATTGTCAGCTGCCATTCCGACGGCAGCTATTGCCAGTGGCCTGTGTCCAGCGACACCCAGCACTCGGAGCCCCTGCGCAACTGTGTGCCTTACG GTCCTTTTCCTTGCAAAGCTATTACCAAAATCTTCTGGCTGATCACCAAGCAGGG GTTGCCTTTCACCATCTTCCAGGGGGGCATGCCGCGGGCCAGCTATGGGGACCGCCACTGCATCTCGGTGGTCCACGACGGCCAACAGACAGCCTTCGACTTCACCTCCCGTGTCATTGACTTTACTGTCCTTGGTGAGGCAGACCCTGCTTCAG CCTTTGATGACCCCTACGCCCTGGTGGTGCTGGCCGAGGAGGAGCTAGTGGTGATTGACCTGAAGGCGGCTGGTTGGCCAGCAGTCCAGCCTCCCTACCTGGCCTCCCTTCACTGCTCCGCCATCACCTGCTCCCACCACGTCTCCAACATCCCCCTGAAGCTGTGGGAGCGGATCGTCGCCGCTGGCAGACAGCAGCACACACACTTCTCCACCATG GAGTGGCCCATCGATGGTGGTACCAGtctggccccagcccctccccagaggGACCTGCTGCTCACAGG GCACGAGGATGGCACAGTGCGCTTCTGGGACGCCTCCGGTGTCTGCTTACGGCTGCTCTACAAACTCAGCACGGTACGGGTGTTCCTCACCGACACAGAGCCCAGCGAGAACCTCAATGCCCAGGGCGAGGATGAGTGGCCCCCACTCCGCAAG GTGGGCTCCTTCGACCCCTACAGTGATGATCCGAGGCTGGGAATCCAGAAGATTTTCCTCTGCAAATACAGTGGCTACCTGGCTGTGGCGGGCACGGCAGGGCAG gtgctgGTGCTGGAACTGAATGACGAGGAGGCGGAGCATGCCGTGGAGCAGGTGGAGGCCGACCTGCTGCAGGACCAGGAGGGCTACCGCTGGAAGGGCCACGAGCGCCTGTGTGCCCGCCCGGGGCCCGTGCGTTTTGAGCCCGGCTTCCAGCCCTTCGTGTTGGTGCAGTGCCAGCCCCCGGCCGTGGTCACCTCCTTGGCCTTGCACTCTGAGTGGCGGCTCGTGGCCTTTGGCACAAGCCACGGTTTTGGCCTCTTTGACCACCAGCAGCGGCGGCAGGTCTTTGTCAA GTGCACGCTGCACCCCAGTGACCAGCTGGCTTTGGAGGGCCCCCTGTCCCGTGTGAAGTCCCTAAAGAAGTCCCTGCGCCAGTCCTTCCGCCGGATACGGCGTAGCCGGGTGTCAAGCCGGAAGCGGCGGCCAGCTGGTCCCCCTGGGGAG GTGCCGGAGGGAGGTGCCAGGGCTGAGCGGACAGGTACGCAGAACATGGAGCTGGCCCCTGTGCAGCGTAAGATCGAGGCTCGCTCAGCAGAGGACTCCTTCACGGGATTCGTCCGGACCCTCTACTTTGCTGACACCTATCTGAGGGACA GCTCCCGCCACTGCCCCTCGCTGTGGGCTGGCACCAACGGTGGTACGGTCTATGCCTTTGCCCTGCGTGTGCCCCCCACCGAGCGGAGAATGGATGAGCCCGTGCGGGCCGAGCAGG CCAAGGAGATCCAGCTGATGCACCGAGCGCCCGTGGTGGGCATCCTGGTGCTGGATGGACATAGCGTCCCCCTTCCTGAGCCCCTGGAGGTGGCCCATGACCTGTCAAAGAGCCCAGACATGCAGGGAAGCCACCAGCTGCTTGTGGTGTCAGAAGAACAGTTCAAG GTGTTCACGCTGCCCAAGGTGAGCGCCAAGCTGAAGCTGAAGCTGACCGCTCTGGAGGGCTCGCGGGTGCGGCGGGTCAGCGTGGCCCACTTCGGCAGCTGTCGAGCCGAGGACTACGGGGAGCACCACCTGACTGTCCTCACCAACCTGGGTGACGTCCAGGTGGTCTCGCTGCCCCTGCTCAAGCCCCAGGTTCGGTACAGCTGCATCCGCCGGGAGGATGTCAGCGGCATTGCCTCTTGCGTCTTCACCAAATACGGCCAAG GGTTCTACCTGATCTCACCCTCAGAGTTTGAgcgcttctctctctccaccaagTGGCTGGTTGAGCCCCGGTGTCTGGTGGAttcagcagaaaccaagagccacaGCTGCCCCCGCAACGGATCAGGCCCAGAGAAGGTCTCAGGCCAAGCCAG GAACTCAGGGAGCCAGAGTGATGGAGAGG GGGTCCTGAAGGAGATTCAGAGCACACTGGAGGGAGACCGAGG GAGCTATGGCGACTGGCGATCTCAGCGAGTGGCCACGGGTTACAGCCTCAGCAATGGGGGAG
- the LLGL2 gene encoding LLGL scribble cell polarity complex component 2 isoform X9 encodes MRRFLRPGHDPARERLKRDLFQFNKTVEHGFPHQPSALGYSPSLRILAIGTRSGAVKLYGAPGVEFMGLHRENNAVVQIYFLPGQCQLVTLLDDNSLHLWSLKVRGGVSELQEDESFTLRGPPGAAPSATQITVVLPHSSRELLYLGTESGTVFAVQLPAFRTLGDRTIGSDAVLQGLPEDARHRRVFEMVEALQEHPRDPNQVLIGYSRGLIVVWDLRGSCVLGHFLSSQQLENVCWRRDGHLIVSCHSDGSYCQWPVSSDTQHSEPLRNCVPYGPFPCKAITKIFWLITKQGLPFTIFQGGMPRASYGDRHCISVVHDGQQTAFDFTSRVIDFTVLGEADPASAFDDPYALVVLAEEELVVIDLKAAGWPAVQPPYLASLHCSAITCSHHVSNIPLKLWERIVAAGRQQHTHFSTMEWPIDGGTSLAPAPPQRDLLLTGHEDGTVRFWDASGVCLRLLYKLSTVRVFLTDTEPSENLNAQGEDEWPPLRKVGSFDPYSDDPRLGIQKIFLCKYSGYLAVAGTAGQVLVLELNDEEAEHAVEQVEADLLQDQEGYRWKGHERLCARPGPVRFEPGFQPFVLVQCQPPAVVTSLALHSEWRLVAFGTSHGFGLFDHQQRRQVFVKCTLHPSDQLALEGPLSRVKSLKKSLRQSFRRIRRSRVSSRKRRPAGPPGEVPEGGARAERTGTQNMELAPVQRKIEARSAEDSFTGFVRTLYFADTYLRDSSRHCPSLWAGTNGGTVYAFALRVPPTERRMDEPVRAEQAKEIQLMHRAPVVGILVLDGHSVPLPEPLEVAHDLSKSPDMQGSHQLLVVSEEQFKVFTLPKVSAKLKLKLTALEGSRVRRVSVAHFGSCRAEDYGEHHLTVLTNLGDVQVVSLPLLKPQVRYSCIRREDVSGIASCVFTKYGQGFYLISPSEFERFSLSTKWLVEPRCLVDSAETKSHSCPRNGSGPEKVSGQARNSGSQSDGEGVLKEIQSTLEGDRGSYGDWRSQRVATGYSLSNGGE; translated from the exons ATGAGACGGTTCCTGAGGCCAGGACATGACCCTGCGAGGGAGAGGCTCAAGCGGGACCTTTTCCAGTTTAACAAG ACAGTGGAGCATGGCTTCCCACACCAGCCCAGCGCCCTTGGCTACAGCCCGTCTCTGCGCATCCTGGCCATCGGCACCCGCTCTGGAGCCGTCAAGCT CTATGGTGCCCCAGGGGTGGAGTTCATGGGTTTGCACCGGGAGAACAACGCTGTGGTGCAGATCTACTTCCTACCTGGCCAG TGCCAGCTGGTCACCCTGCTGGACGACAACAGCCTCCACCTGTGGAGCCTGAAGGTCAGAGGAGGGGTGTCAGAGCTACAGGAAGATGAGAGTTTCACGCTGCGTGGCCCCCCAGG GGCCGCCCCCAGTGCCACACAGATCACTGTGGTCCTGCCTCATTCCTCCCGCGAGCTCCTCTACCTGGGCACCGAGAGTGGCACCGTGTTTGCGGTGCAGCTGCCGGCCTTCCGCACGCTGGGGGACCGGACCATCGGCTCGGACGCTGTGCTGCAGGG GTTGCCCGAGGACGCCCGCCACCGGCGGGTGTTCGAGATGGTGGAAGCTCTGCAGGAGCACCCCCGCGACCCCAACCAGGTCCTCATCGGCTACAGCCGCGGCCTCATCGTTGTCTGGGACCTGCGGGGCAGCTGCGTGCTTGGCCATTTCCTCAGCAGCCAG caACTGGAGAACGTCTGCTGGCGGCGGGACGGCCACCTGATTGTCAGCTGCCATTCCGACGGCAGCTATTGCCAGTGGCCTGTGTCCAGCGACACCCAGCACTCGGAGCCCCTGCGCAACTGTGTGCCTTACG GTCCTTTTCCTTGCAAAGCTATTACCAAAATCTTCTGGCTGATCACCAAGCAGGG GTTGCCTTTCACCATCTTCCAGGGGGGCATGCCGCGGGCCAGCTATGGGGACCGCCACTGCATCTCGGTGGTCCACGACGGCCAACAGACAGCCTTCGACTTCACCTCCCGTGTCATTGACTTTACTGTCCTTGGTGAGGCAGACCCTGCTTCAG CCTTTGATGACCCCTACGCCCTGGTGGTGCTGGCCGAGGAGGAGCTAGTGGTGATTGACCTGAAGGCGGCTGGTTGGCCAGCAGTCCAGCCTCCCTACCTGGCCTCCCTTCACTGCTCCGCCATCACCTGCTCCCACCACGTCTCCAACATCCCCCTGAAGCTGTGGGAGCGGATCGTCGCCGCTGGCAGACAGCAGCACACACACTTCTCCACCATG GAGTGGCCCATCGATGGTGGTACCAGtctggccccagcccctccccagaggGACCTGCTGCTCACAGG GCACGAGGATGGCACAGTGCGCTTCTGGGACGCCTCCGGTGTCTGCTTACGGCTGCTCTACAAACTCAGCACGGTACGGGTGTTCCTCACCGACACAGAGCCCAGCGAGAACCTCAATGCCCAGGGCGAGGATGAGTGGCCCCCACTCCGCAAG GTGGGCTCCTTCGACCCCTACAGTGATGATCCGAGGCTGGGAATCCAGAAGATTTTCCTCTGCAAATACAGTGGCTACCTGGCTGTGGCGGGCACGGCAGGGCAG gtgctgGTGCTGGAACTGAATGACGAGGAGGCGGAGCATGCCGTGGAGCAGGTGGAGGCCGACCTGCTGCAGGACCAGGAGGGCTACCGCTGGAAGGGCCACGAGCGCCTGTGTGCCCGCCCGGGGCCCGTGCGTTTTGAGCCCGGCTTCCAGCCCTTCGTGTTGGTGCAGTGCCAGCCCCCGGCCGTGGTCACCTCCTTGGCCTTGCACTCTGAGTGGCGGCTCGTGGCCTTTGGCACAAGCCACGGTTTTGGCCTCTTTGACCACCAGCAGCGGCGGCAGGTCTTTGTCAA GTGCACGCTGCACCCCAGTGACCAGCTGGCTTTGGAGGGCCCCCTGTCCCGTGTGAAGTCCCTAAAGAAGTCCCTGCGCCAGTCCTTCCGCCGGATACGGCGTAGCCGGGTGTCAAGCCGGAAGCGGCGGCCAGCTGGTCCCCCTGGGGAG GTGCCGGAGGGAGGTGCCAGGGCTGAGCGGACAGGTACGCAGAACATGGAGCTGGCCCCTGTGCAGCGTAAGATCGAGGCTCGCTCAGCAGAGGACTCCTTCACGGGATTCGTCCGGACCCTCTACTTTGCTGACACCTATCTGAGGGACA GCTCCCGCCACTGCCCCTCGCTGTGGGCTGGCACCAACGGTGGTACGGTCTATGCCTTTGCCCTGCGTGTGCCCCCCACCGAGCGGAGAATGGATGAGCCCGTGCGGGCCGAGCAGG CCAAGGAGATCCAGCTGATGCACCGAGCGCCCGTGGTGGGCATCCTGGTGCTGGATGGACATAGCGTCCCCCTTCCTGAGCCCCTGGAGGTGGCCCATGACCTGTCAAAGAGCCCAGACATGCAGGGAAGCCACCAGCTGCTTGTGGTGTCAGAAGAACAGTTCAAG GTGTTCACGCTGCCCAAGGTGAGCGCCAAGCTGAAGCTGAAGCTGACCGCTCTGGAGGGCTCGCGGGTGCGGCGGGTCAGCGTGGCCCACTTCGGCAGCTGTCGAGCCGAGGACTACGGGGAGCACCACCTGACTGTCCTCACCAACCTGGGTGACGTCCAGGTGGTCTCGCTGCCCCTGCTCAAGCCCCAGGTTCGGTACAGCTGCATCCGCCGGGAGGATGTCAGCGGCATTGCCTCTTGCGTCTTCACCAAATACGGCCAAG GGTTCTACCTGATCTCACCCTCAGAGTTTGAgcgcttctctctctccaccaagTGGCTGGTTGAGCCCCGGTGTCTGGTGGAttcagcagaaaccaagagccacaGCTGCCCCCGCAACGGATCAGGCCCAGAGAAGGTCTCAGGCCAAGCCAG GAACTCAGGGAGCCAGAGTGATGGAGAGG GGGTCCTGAAGGAGATTCAGAGCACACTGGAGGGAGACCGAGG GAGCTATGGCGACTGGCGATCTCAGCGAGTGGCCACGGGTTACAGCCTCAGCAATGGGGGAG
- the LLGL2 gene encoding LLGL scribble cell polarity complex component 2 isoform X12: MRRFLRPGHDPARERLKRDLFQFNKTVEHGFPHQPSALGYSPSLRILAIGTRSGAVKLYGAPGVEFMGLHRENNAVVQIYFLPGQCQLVTLLDDNSLHLWSLKVRGGVSELQEDESFTLRGPPGAAPSATQITVVLPHSSRELLYLGTESGTVFAVQLPAFRTLGDRTIGSDAVLQGLPEDARHRRVFEMVEALQEHPRDPNQVLIGYSRGLIVVWDLRGSCVLGHFLSSQQLENVCWRRDGHLIVSCHSDGSYCQWPVSSDTQHSEPLRNCVPYGPFPCKAITKIFWLITKQGLPFTIFQGGMPRASYGDRHCISVVHDGQQTAFDFTSRVIDFTVLGEADPASAPDPWPVPQPLMTPTPWWCWPRRS, from the exons ATGAGACGGTTCCTGAGGCCAGGACATGACCCTGCGAGGGAGAGGCTCAAGCGGGACCTTTTCCAGTTTAACAAG ACAGTGGAGCATGGCTTCCCACACCAGCCCAGCGCCCTTGGCTACAGCCCGTCTCTGCGCATCCTGGCCATCGGCACCCGCTCTGGAGCCGTCAAGCT CTATGGTGCCCCAGGGGTGGAGTTCATGGGTTTGCACCGGGAGAACAACGCTGTGGTGCAGATCTACTTCCTACCTGGCCAG TGCCAGCTGGTCACCCTGCTGGACGACAACAGCCTCCACCTGTGGAGCCTGAAGGTCAGAGGAGGGGTGTCAGAGCTACAGGAAGATGAGAGTTTCACGCTGCGTGGCCCCCCAGG GGCCGCCCCCAGTGCCACACAGATCACTGTGGTCCTGCCTCATTCCTCCCGCGAGCTCCTCTACCTGGGCACCGAGAGTGGCACCGTGTTTGCGGTGCAGCTGCCGGCCTTCCGCACGCTGGGGGACCGGACCATCGGCTCGGACGCTGTGCTGCAGGG GTTGCCCGAGGACGCCCGCCACCGGCGGGTGTTCGAGATGGTGGAAGCTCTGCAGGAGCACCCCCGCGACCCCAACCAGGTCCTCATCGGCTACAGCCGCGGCCTCATCGTTGTCTGGGACCTGCGGGGCAGCTGCGTGCTTGGCCATTTCCTCAGCAGCCAG caACTGGAGAACGTCTGCTGGCGGCGGGACGGCCACCTGATTGTCAGCTGCCATTCCGACGGCAGCTATTGCCAGTGGCCTGTGTCCAGCGACACCCAGCACTCGGAGCCCCTGCGCAACTGTGTGCCTTACG GTCCTTTTCCTTGCAAAGCTATTACCAAAATCTTCTGGCTGATCACCAAGCAGGG GTTGCCTTTCACCATCTTCCAGGGGGGCATGCCGCGGGCCAGCTATGGGGACCGCCACTGCATCTCGGTGGTCCACGACGGCCAACAGACAGCCTTCGACTTCACCTCCCGTGTCATTGACTTTACTGTCCTTGGTGAGGCAGACCCTGCTTCAG CCCCTGACCCTTGGCCTGTCCCCCAGCCTTTGATGACCCCTACGCCCTGGTGGTGCTGGCCGAGGAGGAGCTAG
- the LLGL2 gene encoding LLGL scribble cell polarity complex component 2 isoform X6, with protein sequence MRRFLRPGHDPARERLKRDLFQFNKTVEHGFPHQPSALGYSPSLRILAIGTRSGAVKLYGAPGVEFMGLHRENNAVVQIYFLPGQCQLVTLLDDNSLHLWSLKVRGGVSELQEDESFTLRGPPGAAPSATQITVVLPHSSRELLYLGTESGTVFAVQLPAFRTLGDRTIGSDAVLQGLPEDARHRRVFEMVEALQEHPRDPNQVLIGYSRGLIVVWDLRGSCVLGHFLSSQQLENVCWRRDGHLIVSCHSDGSYCQWPVSSDTQHSEPLRNCVPYGPFPCKAITKIFWLITKQGLPFTIFQGGMPRASYGDRHCISVVHDGQQTAFDFTSRVIDFTVLGEADPASAFDDPYALVVLAEEELVVIDLKAAGWPAVQPPYLASLHCSAITCSHHVSNIPLKLWERIVAAGRQQHTHFSTMEWPIDGGTSLAPAPPQRDLLLTGHEDGTVRFWDASGVCLRLLYKLSTVRVFLTDTEPSENLNAQGEDEWPPLRKVGSFDPYSDDPRLGIQKIFLCKYSGYLAVAGTAGQVLVLELNDEEAEHAVEQVEADLLQDQEGYRWKGHERLCARPGPVRFEPGFQPFVLVQCQPPAVVTSLALHSEWRLVAFGTSHGFGLFDHQQRRQVFVKCTLHPSDQLALEGPLSRVKSLKKSLRQSFRRIRRSRVSSRKRRPAGPPGEVPEGGARAERTGTQNMELAPVQRKIEARSAEDSFTGFVRTLYFADTYLRDSSRHCPSLWAGTNGGTVYAFALRVPPTERRMDEPVRAEQAKEIQLMHRAPVVGILVLDGHSVPLPEPLEVAHDLSKSPDMQGSHQLLVVSEEQFKVFTLPKVSAKLKLKLTALEGSRVRRVSVAHFGSCRAEDYGEHHLTVLTNLGDVQVVSLPLLKPQVRYSCIRREDVSGIASCVFTKYGQGFYLISPSEFERFSLSTKWLVEPRCLVDSAETKSHSCPRNGSGPEKVSGQARNSGSQSDGEERRPGPVMEHALLNDERVLKEIQSTLEGDRGSYGDWRSQRVATGYSLSNGGE encoded by the exons ATGAGACGGTTCCTGAGGCCAGGACATGACCCTGCGAGGGAGAGGCTCAAGCGGGACCTTTTCCAGTTTAACAAG ACAGTGGAGCATGGCTTCCCACACCAGCCCAGCGCCCTTGGCTACAGCCCGTCTCTGCGCATCCTGGCCATCGGCACCCGCTCTGGAGCCGTCAAGCT CTATGGTGCCCCAGGGGTGGAGTTCATGGGTTTGCACCGGGAGAACAACGCTGTGGTGCAGATCTACTTCCTACCTGGCCAG TGCCAGCTGGTCACCCTGCTGGACGACAACAGCCTCCACCTGTGGAGCCTGAAGGTCAGAGGAGGGGTGTCAGAGCTACAGGAAGATGAGAGTTTCACGCTGCGTGGCCCCCCAGG GGCCGCCCCCAGTGCCACACAGATCACTGTGGTCCTGCCTCATTCCTCCCGCGAGCTCCTCTACCTGGGCACCGAGAGTGGCACCGTGTTTGCGGTGCAGCTGCCGGCCTTCCGCACGCTGGGGGACCGGACCATCGGCTCGGACGCTGTGCTGCAGGG GTTGCCCGAGGACGCCCGCCACCGGCGGGTGTTCGAGATGGTGGAAGCTCTGCAGGAGCACCCCCGCGACCCCAACCAGGTCCTCATCGGCTACAGCCGCGGCCTCATCGTTGTCTGGGACCTGCGGGGCAGCTGCGTGCTTGGCCATTTCCTCAGCAGCCAG caACTGGAGAACGTCTGCTGGCGGCGGGACGGCCACCTGATTGTCAGCTGCCATTCCGACGGCAGCTATTGCCAGTGGCCTGTGTCCAGCGACACCCAGCACTCGGAGCCCCTGCGCAACTGTGTGCCTTACG GTCCTTTTCCTTGCAAAGCTATTACCAAAATCTTCTGGCTGATCACCAAGCAGGG GTTGCCTTTCACCATCTTCCAGGGGGGCATGCCGCGGGCCAGCTATGGGGACCGCCACTGCATCTCGGTGGTCCACGACGGCCAACAGACAGCCTTCGACTTCACCTCCCGTGTCATTGACTTTACTGTCCTTGGTGAGGCAGACCCTGCTTCAG CCTTTGATGACCCCTACGCCCTGGTGGTGCTGGCCGAGGAGGAGCTAGTGGTGATTGACCTGAAGGCGGCTGGTTGGCCAGCAGTCCAGCCTCCCTACCTGGCCTCCCTTCACTGCTCCGCCATCACCTGCTCCCACCACGTCTCCAACATCCCCCTGAAGCTGTGGGAGCGGATCGTCGCCGCTGGCAGACAGCAGCACACACACTTCTCCACCATG GAGTGGCCCATCGATGGTGGTACCAGtctggccccagcccctccccagaggGACCTGCTGCTCACAGG GCACGAGGATGGCACAGTGCGCTTCTGGGACGCCTCCGGTGTCTGCTTACGGCTGCTCTACAAACTCAGCACGGTACGGGTGTTCCTCACCGACACAGAGCCCAGCGAGAACCTCAATGCCCAGGGCGAGGATGAGTGGCCCCCACTCCGCAAG GTGGGCTCCTTCGACCCCTACAGTGATGATCCGAGGCTGGGAATCCAGAAGATTTTCCTCTGCAAATACAGTGGCTACCTGGCTGTGGCGGGCACGGCAGGGCAG gtgctgGTGCTGGAACTGAATGACGAGGAGGCGGAGCATGCCGTGGAGCAGGTGGAGGCCGACCTGCTGCAGGACCAGGAGGGCTACCGCTGGAAGGGCCACGAGCGCCTGTGTGCCCGCCCGGGGCCCGTGCGTTTTGAGCCCGGCTTCCAGCCCTTCGTGTTGGTGCAGTGCCAGCCCCCGGCCGTGGTCACCTCCTTGGCCTTGCACTCTGAGTGGCGGCTCGTGGCCTTTGGCACAAGCCACGGTTTTGGCCTCTTTGACCACCAGCAGCGGCGGCAGGTCTTTGTCAA GTGCACGCTGCACCCCAGTGACCAGCTGGCTTTGGAGGGCCCCCTGTCCCGTGTGAAGTCCCTAAAGAAGTCCCTGCGCCAGTCCTTCCGCCGGATACGGCGTAGCCGGGTGTCAAGCCGGAAGCGGCGGCCAGCTGGTCCCCCTGGGGAG GTGCCGGAGGGAGGTGCCAGGGCTGAGCGGACAGGTACGCAGAACATGGAGCTGGCCCCTGTGCAGCGTAAGATCGAGGCTCGCTCAGCAGAGGACTCCTTCACGGGATTCGTCCGGACCCTCTACTTTGCTGACACCTATCTGAGGGACA GCTCCCGCCACTGCCCCTCGCTGTGGGCTGGCACCAACGGTGGTACGGTCTATGCCTTTGCCCTGCGTGTGCCCCCCACCGAGCGGAGAATGGATGAGCCCGTGCGGGCCGAGCAGG CCAAGGAGATCCAGCTGATGCACCGAGCGCCCGTGGTGGGCATCCTGGTGCTGGATGGACATAGCGTCCCCCTTCCTGAGCCCCTGGAGGTGGCCCATGACCTGTCAAAGAGCCCAGACATGCAGGGAAGCCACCAGCTGCTTGTGGTGTCAGAAGAACAGTTCAAG GTGTTCACGCTGCCCAAGGTGAGCGCCAAGCTGAAGCTGAAGCTGACCGCTCTGGAGGGCTCGCGGGTGCGGCGGGTCAGCGTGGCCCACTTCGGCAGCTGTCGAGCCGAGGACTACGGGGAGCACCACCTGACTGTCCTCACCAACCTGGGTGACGTCCAGGTGGTCTCGCTGCCCCTGCTCAAGCCCCAGGTTCGGTACAGCTGCATCCGCCGGGAGGATGTCAGCGGCATTGCCTCTTGCGTCTTCACCAAATACGGCCAAG GGTTCTACCTGATCTCACCCTCAGAGTTTGAgcgcttctctctctccaccaagTGGCTGGTTGAGCCCCGGTGTCTGGTGGAttcagcagaaaccaagagccacaGCTGCCCCCGCAACGGATCAGGCCCAGAGAAGGTCTCAGGCCAAGCCAG GAACTCAGGGAGCCAGAGTGATGGAGAGG AGAGGAGGCCTGGCCCGGTGATGGAGCACGCTCTGCTCAATGATGAGA GGGTCCTGAAGGAGATTCAGAGCACACTGGAGGGAGACCGAGG GAGCTATGGCGACTGGCGATCTCAGCGAGTGGCCACGGGTTACAGCCTCAGCAATGGGGGAG